TTCGGCATAGATTCGGAAGAGCTGGAAGTCAGCGTGTATGATATTTTTATTCGTGGCTCCAATATGGCCAGTGAGGAGATCCTTCAGGCTCTGTGTCCTTCAACCATAGAAAACCTCGATATACTGCCGGCGACCATGGCTATTGCGACGCTCGATCGCAGCATGGGCAACCGCTCCGGCATGGGGTTAATTCTGAAAAAAGCCCTGGCCAAGATCAGTGAGCACTACGATTATGCCATTTTGGATTGCCCGCCCGTACTTGGCGTGCTGATGGTGAATGCCCTGGCCGCGAGTGAGCGTATTTTGATCCCGGTACAAACCGAGTTCCTGGCGTTGAAAGGGCTGGATCGCATGATGCGCACAATGTCATTAATGCAAAGTTCGCATTCCAAGCAATATCAATATACTATAGTGCCAACTATGTATGATAAGCGCACCAAAGCATCGCTTGAAGCCTATAAGTCTTTAGTCGAGACCTATCAGGACAAAGTCTGGCCTGGGGTGATCCCGGTAGATACTAAATTCAGAGATGCCAGTTTGGCGCAGCAAGTGCCAGTGCAATATTGTCCAAAATCGCGTGGTGTCTATGCTTACCGTGCCTTATTGGATCATCTGGCAGAAGTGGATAGAGGTAGTAATGAGTAAGCATCTGTTTGCCAATGAACAGGTCATGAAGCAATATCTGGGCGCCTTGTTACGCGAAGAAGAGGAAGACGAGGTTGCGCTCGCACCGGTGGCTAAGCTGCTGGAATCTGTGCCAGAGGCCAAAGAAGAGCATGTTGCAACGCGTCATGCTGTTTCAAGTTCAGAGGATGCCGTTACACAAGAGCCACCTGAGCAAGCTGTTGTACAGGCTCAGGCCGAAACAGCTATGCCCCAGGAAATCGCCGAGGAAGAACCCGTAATAACCCCGGCTGATGATCTTGAGATAACTGAAAATACTACTATTATCAAAGAAGAAGCAGAGCAGGCTATGCCAGCTCGTGCGCGTGATGCGTACCTGGAAAACGAATTTCAGGCGTTGTTCTTCGAAGTAGCTGGGCTGACTTTGGCTGTGCCTTTAAAGTCGCTAGGTGGTATACATCAGCTTACCGAAGTTAATCAATTGTTTGGTAAGCCAAAATGGTTTAAAGGCGTGATGCTCAACCGGGAAGAAAAACTCAATGTGGTCGATACAGCCCGCTGGGTGATGCCTGAGAAGTTCACACCTGAGCTGGAAGAGAAGCTGGATTACCAGTACTTGATCATGCTGGGCGATAGCCAGTGGGGCTTGTTGGCCGAAAATCTGGTTAATAATATTACGTTGAAACCGGAAGACGTTAAATGGCGAACGGCGGATGGTAAAAGGCCATGGCTGGCGGGCGTCATTAAAGAAAAAATGTGCGCACTGATAGATGTTGAGAATTTAAATCGATTGCTAGAGCATGGCCTCGATAGCCGAGAGCAGTAACTAGCATCTAACTGGAGTAAAATCATGAGTCAAGAGAGAATACTTTCGGCTGATAAAAATGCAGATAGTAATGATGAAGTCCTTCAGTGGGTTACCTATAAGCTAGAGGATGAAACCTACGGCATTAATGTAATGCAGGTGCAAGAAGTCTTACGCTATACCGAGATTGCCCCTGTGCCGGGCGCGCCAACCTATGTGCTTGGTATCATCAACCTACGTGGTAACGTGGTTACGGTTATCGACACACGCTCTCGCTTCGGGCTGCCAAGCTCAGAGGTCACTGATAACTCTCGTATCGTGATCATCGAAGCCGAAAAACAAGTCGTCGGCATTTTGGTCGACAGCGTAGCCGAAGTGGTTTACCTGCGCAGCTCCGAGATTGATAGCGCGCCAAACATTGGTACTGAAGAGAGTGCTAAGTTTATTCAGGGCGTGTCGAATCGCGAAGGTGAGCTACTGATCCTGGTTGATTTGAACAAACTACTCAGCGATGATGAGTGGGATGAGTTGAGTCATATATAACCCGTGCAAGCAGTAACCCAAAACGAGATTTTATTGCTCCTGGTCATTGCCTCAAGTCTGCTATGTTTAGTGTGCTTGGGGTTTATTTTTGCGCTGAGTAAAAAAATACAACAACAAAACAATGAACATGGCAAACTGCTTCAGCATATGAAGCGAGAAAACGAACAAGTGGCTATCTTACGCAGTGAAATCGCCGAGGTTCGTGCCAGTGTATTGAGTATTGGTAAACGCTTGGTTGCCTGCGAGAACTACGCAAAGGATTTGGCCCAGCAACAGGCTGCGCAAAAGTACGACGACCCAGACGCCAAGATTTATTCACGCGCAGTTAAAATGGTCGAACTGGGCGCAGACATAGAAGAAATCATGCGAGAGTGTGAATTACCCCGCGCCGAAGCCGAACTGTTAATGTCCCTACACAACAAGCAATCTTAGGGTTGCTCATCAACAGCCAACGACAAACGCCAGAACATATCTGCATATTCGTTGGCTGTGTACATTCTTAACTTCGATTTGCGCTCTCGAGAACTCTCCTGAGAAAGGGGATCAGGCCTTTATATTCAGCTTGCCCTGGAAGTGTTTCCACCCAGGTGGAAATTTACCACGCAGGACGTAAGAGAAAGCGATTAGCTCTGCAATCACATAATAGAGCTCTTTGGGGATTTCTTCGTGCAGGTCGAGCTGGCTGAGCGTCTCGACCAAAGTCGCATCTTCATGGATCATGATGTCTTTTTCTTTAGCAAGTGCAATGATCTCTTCGGCAAGCTCGCCAAAACCCTTGCAAACAACTTCGGGTGACTTACCCGCTTCATATAACAGGCCAATGGCGGTTTTTTGTTCCATAACATTTAACGACTACAGACATCTTAGTATCAAAGTAGCATGTAACACCACCATATAAAAACCCCTTACCCGGATTAATATCCGGATAAGGGCTGCCGGTTTAGTTATTATAACACAATCTGCCATTTACCCAGGTCTGACGGACGGGCACATCTCTCAACCCGACTGCAGGGCGTGTTAAGGGATCTTCATCCAGAATAACCAGATCGGCCTGTTTACCCACCACCAGTTCACCGATCAGGTGGTCCATATGGCATTGCCAGGCTGCATCATAGGTTGCGGCGCGCAGGGCCTGGGCCATGGTGGCACACTCTTGCTCATTGAGAATTGGAGGGTGACCATTTTGATAAGCCTCCTCAGGGGCGTCTTCCATCATGCGGGTAACGGCCTGCTCCATCATACGCAGTGGTCCAATGGGTGAAACAAAATGGTCACTGTGCAGGGTATAGCGCAGCGCATGTTGAGTCGCAGAGGCGGTGCGATCCAGATGTTCAACAACCGATTGCTGAGGAAACACCTTATGCTTGAAGGTATAGCCCCAGTAGCCCACATGTCCTATCAAAAAGCTTGGCGACAGGCCCAGATAGTCCATATCGGCCAGGTTCTGATCGCTCAGTAAAGAAGCGTGCTCAATACGATGGCGTTTTTCCAGTCCCGCTTTTTCCTGGTTATGGAGTGCATCACGATACGCCATGATGGTATTGTTTATGGCATGTGTGCCGTTAGCATGGATCATCAAAGACCAGCCGCGCGTGTCTAACTCACTCACCAGCGCCAGAAACGGAGATTCGACTTGATGATCTGCGTCGCCATCCGGCGGATTGAAATTCCAAACACCATAGGGGAATTCATCGTTAATATTGCTGTCCGGGAATTGATATTTGGTGAGCTGATATCCGGTCAGACCCTGGTTAGAGCCATCGCTGACGATTTTGGCATGGGCAATATTGAACCAGTCCGTATGATAATGGCTGGGTTCGGTTGGCGTGATTTTGCTCCACTGATCAGCCGTGGTATAGAATAATGCGCCGCCAAGGCGCAACCCGGCAAGGCCGCTGCTGGCCATCTTACTCAATATCTCCAGCTCAGCGTTTTTCAAAGACGCGCCGAGCGCCGCGTCCCACATCAGGGTGACACCGCGTGATAAAGCAAGTTTAAAGATCTTTTGTAAATTGCCAAATAGCTCAGTGATGCCCTGAGGGTGTTCTACAAAGTACTGCTCCAGCGCAACTTTGATCACCGGACCAATCTGATCCGATTCAAGTAAGATACCATTTTCATTGACGGGCAGCTTGCTTGCATGCTGCGCGCGTTGCACTGCTTCAAGCGCATTGGTGTTGACGTAAGCAACATGGCCAGATGCATTCATAATAAAAATACAAATATCATCGTCTTTGCCTGAGCGTGCCTGTTTGCTGATGTCGTCCAGCTCAGTACAGTTGAAGTCCTCCCAGGACGTTGGACTGACAGAGCCGTCCGCAGATGTTGTGGTGATAGGGTTAAACTGGCTGGGGTCGACCCCAAACGCCAGCAGCCATTTGCGGTGAGAGGGGAGTGCTTTTGCCGCTTTGAGCAACAGCGCTGACACTGACTTCTTGTTGTAGTCTTTGCCAATTAAATACTGATCATTGTTATCACCGCCACTTTCTGCTCCTTCTCTGAATGGTGCGAGCTGCAGCCAGGCGTTAAAAGATGCTGTGGGAGTCAAATGAACATGCGGTTCAATCAGCCCGGGTAGCATGCAGGCACCTTGTAAATCTTCAGAGTCGGCGTGTGGGTACTGATTTTGACAGTCAGTCAGGCTACCCGTATGGACTATCTGCCCTTGCTCGATGACAACGGCTTCAACGGTTTTGTTTACATCACCGTTCTCGAGCGTACGAATAGTGCCGCCGTAAAAAATCTTGTGCTGCTGAGGGGGCCTCACAAACTGATTGGCAATGTAATCATTTATATAATGCTCTGCGGCGATCAGCAGTTTATCGAGATTGAAAATCCCCTTATCTGATTGGTTATTATCGCTTTGTACGGCATGGCCAAACAATTGGTAGTTACAGCAGGCGCAGCCAAGGTGCGGGTGGTGCGAAGACATAGCGTTCTCCTTTGCATATGTGATGTAGTGTTAGGCAAGTCAGACTTGCGTTACAACTGTAGAACATATGGTCAAAAGTGAAAGCAGCCCGGATATGCCGTGATCCTGACGAGTAAAATTTGGGTTACACCTGAATACTCACGATGGCGTGGCTGTCGTAAAAACGCTTTACCTGAGAGGCATCTTCGCGCAGCTCTATTTCACCCACCTGAAGGCCGTGTGCAGCCAGCTTGCTGCGCAGTGCATCCAGATGGGGCTGGGCCAGCTGGCAAACCGACGCACTGTCGCCAACAATCTCGCAGTCGACGGCTTTGTCCATTAGCTCCGCTTGTACACTTAACTGGCCAAGCTTGGCGTAATCAAAGTTAAGCCGCACAAACCACACTTGTTTTTCCGGCATACTGGCTTTGGCGGGTTTCTTATACTTGCCTATCTGTAGTTCACTCTGGCGACATTCCTGCGGCAATTTGAGGGGCATAAATAAATTGATCAGCAACTGGCTTTCGCTATCGAATTTTTGTGCCAGCGGTTGCGGACTGGCATTGTTAGCCAGATTGTTTTGCAACAGCGCCAGGTCGTCCATGAGACGAGACTGGGCTTGCTGAGTCACCGCCTGAATAAACTGACCGGGAGACGAGAGTTTAGTGCCGGGTTGCAGGGTTTCGACCAGGGCCGCAACACGCTGCTCCAGACTGGTTTGCGGCGGTAAGTCCTGGGCTTTGGCTGTCAGTTGAGTGCCCAGCAGAGTCACAATGAGCTTGTCCAGTGCCTGAGCAAAGCTATTATTGGTCAAAGTGGGTTGGATCTGGCTGGCAAGCGCTGGCAATCGCGCAAACAGTTCATGACTGACCTGCTCAGGGGAGTGGCGCGTTTCGTCCATCATCTTACTAAAGGCCTGATGCACCAGACGCATGAGGTCGGCCGATTGCGGGCTGCGAAATTGCTGTGTCGCAGACAGGGCTTCACTGAGTTGCTGTTGCAGTGGGGGGCCAGATTGTGTCGGTGTTGCTTCTATCTGGCGCAGTGTTTTACTCAAAATCTGGGCGATGGGCAAAGATAAACTGGGCTTGGCCGATGCTGCCTGCTCAGCTTTTGCCGAGCTTATTTGGCTTGGCTGGTTGTCAGCGGGTTTAGCTGCCGACTCGTCACTCAGTGCCTGTGCCTGTTGTAACTGAGGGTTGATAAGCTGTGCGCTGTAAGGCTTTTGTTGAGGAACCACAGCAGCAAAGACCTGTTGAAGTATTGCCAGGCGTTGAGTAAACGCGCTGGACGGCTGCGAGGCAACAGCGGGTTTGTCTGTTGTCGCAGGTGCGAGCGTTTGTGCCTCTTTGGCTTTGGCAGCAGAGGCGGAGGCCGGTATCGGCGCAGGTGCTTGTGACAAAGTCTTACTGATTTTACCTGGTTCTTGTGGCGTTGCCCCGGCTGGTGCCGAGCCGGTATTGCGTTCAGCGACTGGGCTACCTGAAGATGATAAAGGGGCCTGAACGTTACCTTTAGGTGTAGCCTGCTTAGTGATGTTAGTAAATACTTGCTCTACGTTATCCAGTAGCTGTAAAAGTGGTTGGCTGTGTACCGGCGTCATGCTTTTTAGTACCAGCGCGGCATTGTTGGCAGCAATCTGAGGTAAAGTCGCATTGGGTGATTTTGCAGCCGTGGTAGGCGGCTGAGTGGCGGTCGGTGCGTGAGAACCCTGAGCTTGTTTGGTGTTGAAAAAGGGCCTGGACAGTAGCTGTCCCAGGGCTTGTTTAACTGTTTGTTTAATGTCTGCCATCGACACGTTGAGCAAAGGCTTGTTGTAGCTGAGTGTCGACTTACTGTCAGGTGCAGGGCTAATGGCTTTTTCAAGTTCAGCCGCGAAACGGTGTGTGGCCAGCTTGGGCAGGGCCTGCTGTAAAGGCGTGGCCAGTTTTACCTCAGTTGATTGCCTGGCTACGCCGATTTGTAGTCCGTCCGGCTGGGCTTTTAGCTGAGCATTGAACCAGCTGTTGAGCTTCAACGCACTCTGAGCTTCAGGGGTTTTTACTTCAACCTGCTGGTTGGCAAGCTGCAATGTGGCGCTGTTGCGGCCAAGCTTAATCTTGGGTTGCTCCTGATTGCCAAGTTGCGCCAGTAAAGAGGTCAGTTTGTGTTTACTAACCGGGGCTTTCATCAGCTCATCGCCAAAGGCATTAAAAATCTGCAGCAGCAAGTTATTCTGCCGTGCACTGAGATTGGCGACGAGTTTATTCTCTTGTTTGAGTAAGTCTGCCAGGGCAGGGGGGACCGGCAGCGCCAGGCCGATTTTTTCCAGCATCAAGGTCGACTGATTGTTGCCTTTGAGTTGCGCATCCAGCTGCAACGCACTTTGCCCGCCAAGCCCTTTGATCAGACTCAGCAGGCTCAGCAAAGTTTGCGCGGGTTTGATCTGTAGTCTCAGTTCTGGTGTGCTGACCGTCAGCAGTGTGCCATCGGTACTGAGCTTAACCTCGGCTTCGGGTAATTTTAGCGGCTGCTGTAACTGGCTCTGACTGGCCAGTCGTACGCCTTGCCAGCGGCCATCTATGGTCACCTCCATTTGAATGCTGTCGGGTTTGATCACCAAGTTGCGGGCATTGAAGGTCTGTTCAGTCGCTGCGGTCGTGTTTGCTGATGACCCGCGTTCATTCAGCTGTGATGTGGCCAAATGTGCATTGTTTTGAATAGAAATCGTCGGCTTATTCATTATTTTAAATCAAATTTTCGTTGATCGGTCGCATCCAATTATTCGTATTACCCTACCATTATGATAGACTAACGCCCAATTTTTTAGCGTCAGAGAGTCGCGCCTTGCTAGAGATTAAGTCCGTCACGTGTGTAAAACAGGACCGCTGTTTATTTGAGTCATTGAGTTTTTCGCTTCAGGCGGGTCAGATCATGCAAGTTGAAGGCCCAAATGGTGCAGGTAAAACGTCTTTATTACGTATTATTGCGGGTTTTGCCCGTGCCGACGAAGGCCAGATCTGTTTTGAAGGCCAGGACATCAGTCGGGATTACGACACTTTCGCCGAGTCTTTGCTATTCATCGGACACAAAACCGGTGTAAACCAGCAACTGACTGCCTATGAAAACGTCCAGTACTGGTTACAGGTGCACGGTTACGGGGCAGATGAAGAAGAAATCTATACGCTGCTAGGCCAGCTTGGCCTGGTTGGGCTGGAAGACGTCCCCGTGCGAACCCTCTCCGCAGGTCAGCAACGTCGGGTTGCGCTGGTGCGACTTTGGTTAAATAAAGCCCGCCTGTGGATCCTCGATGAGCCCTTTACCGCACTCGACAAAAAAGGCGTCGCGCTGCTGCAACAGCAGTTTGAATCGCACCTGGCAAATGGCGGCGCTATTTTACTGACTACCCACCAGGATCTGACGACTCAGTTCAGCTCCCTGAAAACCCTGGCTCTGGAGTACCGCCATTAATGAAGGTTGAGCATTCTTACTGGCATTTATTTGTCGCTGTTTATCGTAAAGATGTGACTTTGGCTTTTCGCCAACGCGCCGAAATCGTAAACCCTCTTCTGTTTTTTCTGATAGTCATTTCGTTATTTCCGTTGGCAATTGGGCCCGAACCGGCCTTGCTGGGGCGCATGGCTGCAGGTATCATTTGGGTAGCCGCGTTGCTGTCGACCATGCTGGGTTTGGACAAGCTATTTCGCGATGATTATGCCGACGGATCGTTGGAGCAAATGATAGCTTCACCCTATCCTATGTCTTTGTCTGTGCTGGCCAAAGTGGCCGCGCACTGGACCATCACCGGACTGCCTATGGTGCTGATGGCACCGTTATTTGCGCTGTTGATGAACCTCGACAGCCAGGCACTTGGCGCAACCATTCTGACATTGTTGATTGGAACGCCGTTATTAAGTTTTATTGGCGCCATAGGCGCCGCATTAACCGTGGGTCTGCAAAAAGGCGGTATTTTGATGAGTCTGCTTGTTTTGCCTTTGTATATCCCGGTTCTGATTTTCGCAACCTCTGCCATTGATACCGCCAGTATGTCGGTCGCTTATGGCGGACAACTTGCGATCCTTGGTGCCATGCTGGCCGTTGCCATTGTCACGGCGCCAATTGCCATATCGTCAGCTTTAAGAGTGAGTGTAAGTTAAAATGTGGAAGTGGTTACATCCCTATGCAAAA
The Pseudoalteromonas viridis DNA segment above includes these coding regions:
- a CDS encoding ParA family protein, with translation MKIWTVANQKGGVGKTTTTVSLGGILALQGKRVLLIDTDPHASLTYYFGIDSEELEVSVYDIFIRGSNMASEEILQALCPSTIENLDILPATMAIATLDRSMGNRSGMGLILKKALAKISEHYDYAILDCPPVLGVLMVNALAASERILIPVQTEFLALKGLDRMMRTMSLMQSSHSKQYQYTIVPTMYDKRTKASLEAYKSLVETYQDKVWPGVIPVDTKFRDASLAQQVPVQYCPKSRGVYAYRALLDHLAEVDRGSNE
- a CDS encoding chemotaxis protein CheW yields the protein MSKHLFANEQVMKQYLGALLREEEEDEVALAPVAKLLESVPEAKEEHVATRHAVSSSEDAVTQEPPEQAVVQAQAETAMPQEIAEEEPVITPADDLEITENTTIIKEEAEQAMPARARDAYLENEFQALFFEVAGLTLAVPLKSLGGIHQLTEVNQLFGKPKWFKGVMLNREEKLNVVDTARWVMPEKFTPELEEKLDYQYLIMLGDSQWGLLAENLVNNITLKPEDVKWRTADGKRPWLAGVIKEKMCALIDVENLNRLLEHGLDSREQ
- a CDS encoding chemotaxis protein CheW, yielding MSQERILSADKNADSNDEVLQWVTYKLEDETYGINVMQVQEVLRYTEIAPVPGAPTYVLGIINLRGNVVTVIDTRSRFGLPSSEVTDNSRIVIIEAEKQVVGILVDSVAEVVYLRSSEIDSAPNIGTEESAKFIQGVSNREGELLILVDLNKLLSDDEWDELSHI
- a CDS encoding DUF2802 domain-containing protein: MLLLLVIASSLLCLVCLGFIFALSKKIQQQNNEHGKLLQHMKRENEQVAILRSEIAEVRASVLSIGKRLVACENYAKDLAQQQAAQKYDDPDAKIYSRAVKMVELGADIEEIMRECELPRAEAELLMSLHNKQS
- a CDS encoding EscU/YscU/HrcU family type III secretion system export apparatus switch protein; this translates as MEQKTAIGLLYEAGKSPEVVCKGFGELAEEIIALAKEKDIMIHEDATLVETLSQLDLHEEIPKELYYVIAELIAFSYVLRGKFPPGWKHFQGKLNIKA
- a CDS encoding amidohydrolase, which codes for MSSHHPHLGCACCNYQLFGHAVQSDNNQSDKGIFNLDKLLIAAEHYINDYIANQFVRPPQQHKIFYGGTIRTLENGDVNKTVEAVVIEQGQIVHTGSLTDCQNQYPHADSEDLQGACMLPGLIEPHVHLTPTASFNAWLQLAPFREGAESGGDNNDQYLIGKDYNKKSVSALLLKAAKALPSHRKWLLAFGVDPSQFNPITTTSADGSVSPTSWEDFNCTELDDISKQARSGKDDDICIFIMNASGHVAYVNTNALEAVQRAQHASKLPVNENGILLESDQIGPVIKVALEQYFVEHPQGITELFGNLQKIFKLALSRGVTLMWDAALGASLKNAELEILSKMASSGLAGLRLGGALFYTTADQWSKITPTEPSHYHTDWFNIAHAKIVSDGSNQGLTGYQLTKYQFPDSNINDEFPYGVWNFNPPDGDADHQVESPFLALVSELDTRGWSLMIHANGTHAINNTIMAYRDALHNQEKAGLEKRHRIEHASLLSDQNLADMDYLGLSPSFLIGHVGYWGYTFKHKVFPQQSVVEHLDRTASATQHALRYTLHSDHFVSPIGPLRMMEQAVTRMMEDAPEEAYQNGHPPILNEQECATMAQALRAATYDAAWQCHMDHLIGELVVGKQADLVILDEDPLTRPAVGLRDVPVRQTWVNGRLCYNN
- a CDS encoding flagellar hook-length control protein FliK — translated: MNKPTISIQNNAHLATSQLNERGSSANTTAATEQTFNARNLVIKPDSIQMEVTIDGRWQGVRLASQSQLQQPLKLPEAEVKLSTDGTLLTVSTPELRLQIKPAQTLLSLLSLIKGLGGQSALQLDAQLKGNNQSTLMLEKIGLALPVPPALADLLKQENKLVANLSARQNNLLLQIFNAFGDELMKAPVSKHKLTSLLAQLGNQEQPKIKLGRNSATLQLANQQVEVKTPEAQSALKLNSWFNAQLKAQPDGLQIGVARQSTEVKLATPLQQALPKLATHRFAAELEKAISPAPDSKSTLSYNKPLLNVSMADIKQTVKQALGQLLSRPFFNTKQAQGSHAPTATQPPTTAAKSPNATLPQIAANNAALVLKSMTPVHSQPLLQLLDNVEQVFTNITKQATPKGNVQAPLSSSGSPVAERNTGSAPAGATPQEPGKISKTLSQAPAPIPASASAAKAKEAQTLAPATTDKPAVASQPSSAFTQRLAILQQVFAAVVPQQKPYSAQLINPQLQQAQALSDESAAKPADNQPSQISSAKAEQAASAKPSLSLPIAQILSKTLRQIEATPTQSGPPLQQQLSEALSATQQFRSPQSADLMRLVHQAFSKMMDETRHSPEQVSHELFARLPALASQIQPTLTNNSFAQALDKLIVTLLGTQLTAKAQDLPPQTSLEQRVAALVETLQPGTKLSSPGQFIQAVTQQAQSRLMDDLALLQNNLANNASPQPLAQKFDSESQLLINLFMPLKLPQECRQSELQIGKYKKPAKASMPEKQVWFVRLNFDYAKLGQLSVQAELMDKAVDCEIVGDSASVCQLAQPHLDALRSKLAAHGLQVGEIELREDASQVKRFYDSHAIVSIQV
- the ccmA gene encoding cytochrome c biogenesis heme-transporting ATPase CcmA: MLEIKSVTCVKQDRCLFESLSFSLQAGQIMQVEGPNGAGKTSLLRIIAGFARADEGQICFEGQDISRDYDTFAESLLFIGHKTGVNQQLTAYENVQYWLQVHGYGADEEEIYTLLGQLGLVGLEDVPVRTLSAGQQRRVALVRLWLNKARLWILDEPFTALDKKGVALLQQQFESHLANGGAILLTTHQDLTTQFSSLKTLALEYRH
- the ccmB gene encoding heme exporter protein CcmB, coding for MKVEHSYWHLFVAVYRKDVTLAFRQRAEIVNPLLFFLIVISLFPLAIGPEPALLGRMAAGIIWVAALLSTMLGLDKLFRDDYADGSLEQMIASPYPMSLSVLAKVAAHWTITGLPMVLMAPLFALLMNLDSQALGATILTLLIGTPLLSFIGAIGAALTVGLQKGGILMSLLVLPLYIPVLIFATSAIDTASMSVAYGGQLAILGAMLAVAIVTAPIAISSALRVSVS